Proteins encoded together in one Acanthopagrus latus isolate v.2019 chromosome 19, fAcaLat1.1, whole genome shotgun sequence window:
- the LOC119008358 gene encoding zinc transporter ZIP12-like isoform X2 produces the protein MIAGIYGFFLIERIFSFLLPSHGHGHSGDLPLELHCNGQSQRGKSISTIQLGPVDDSECTEVSPELTDTRRPSHQRQGVPLLAVMVIVGDSLHNFADGLVVGAAFSSSAETGMATTVAILCHEIPHEMGDFAVLLSSGLSVKTAVLMNFLSALTAFMGLYIGLFVSSEMEVQQWIFTVTAGIFLYLSLVEMLPEMNRVKTDRPCLMFLLQNLGLLMGWACLLLLALFEHELKF, from the exons ATGATTGCAGGGATCTACGGCTTTTTCCTTATTGAGagaatattttcctttttgctcCCTTCTCATGGCCAT GGTCACTCTGGTGACCTTCCCTTAGAGCTCCACTGCAATGGTCAGTCGCAGAGGGGCAAGTCCATCTCCACCATACAGCTG GGACCAGTGGATGACTCGGAGTGCACGGAAGTATCTCCTGAGCTCACAGACACAAGGAGGCCTTCACATCAGA GACAAGGGGTTCCCCTGCTGGCTGTGATGGTAATCGTTGGAGACAGCCTTCATAACTTTGCCGATGGCCTGGTTGTTGGGGCGGCATTCTCCTCTTCAGCTGAGACTGGCATGGCGACCACCGTGGCCATCCTGTGCCACGAGATCCCTCACGAGATGG GGGACTTTGCGGTGTTGCTCAGTTCTGGACTCTCAGTGAAGACCGCTGTGCTAATGAACTTTCTGAGCGCTTTGACGGCCTTCATGGGCCTCTACATCGgactgtttgtgtcttcagaGATGGAGGTGCAGCAATGGATCTTCACTGTTACTGCTGGCATTTTCCTATATTTGTCACTGGTAGAAATG ctcCCAGAGATGAATCGAGTAAAGACCGACAGACCGTGTCTCATGTTTCTCCTGCAGAACCTTGGCCTTTTGATGGGTTGGGCCTGTCTCCTGCTCCTCGCACTCTTTGAACATGAACTCAAATTCTAA